One Brassica napus cultivar Da-Ae chromosome C2, Da-Ae, whole genome shotgun sequence DNA window includes the following coding sequences:
- the LOC106425265 gene encoding uncharacterized protein LOC106425265, whose protein sequence is MGEDETIDFESLKQTLVFWNMDDYPIPVDTTDDLGPVFGDISKALDLMGFRLGFMDVRLYSEQHNYDKKSADIIRPSLPTCRSYSGCVYKVPDITLHMIRHALYLGPGPVNFFVIAKPQRELLRVLQCLKLRRHNVLLVKPPPPDEECLFSVDSLLKYARLLGGGKPRYNPLQGYMDEFDSSLEKYIEIKEDVSKTVDFSERIPTVKGPRTAVFWDAVDCPFPPSSTPDEIYHSISSALVEREFSDNITIWAYLDDDADKKGSWLGGDKTWASRIYFLPGGDNASRRIRMINDINLWMRDSPKMTTSYEASLVLFSDQFKDDDVYYRDMLQRLGNMRYYVLLVTPALDINKPETPEWPGLLIDRGAYFFDEVKIQIYQGPDAAAAEEETPPIVSEMDYSLLCPFGDQTSDSSEDEDSPFWPPRTDDMLIDAGQSSAEQESPVYRWDPFTLMYKLESLFPKENEADTEEEETPDKLATHGTCRMDPTSFEWPGGQIDGGSGWGSSEEPCPKKDKTEENT, encoded by the exons ATGGGCGAAGACGAGACCATCGATTTTGAGTCGT TGAAGCAGACACTGGTGTTCTGGAACATGGATGATTACCCAATCCCTGTTGATACTACAGATGATCTTGGTCCTGTTTTTGGTGATATCTCAAAAGCTCTTGATCTAATGGGTTTTCGTCTCGGTTTTATGGACGTGAGATTGTACTCTGAGCAACACAACTACGACAAAAAATCGGCCGATATAATCCGCCCATCCTTACCCACAT GTCGGTCTTATTCGGGTTGTGTTTACAAAGTGCCGGATATCACTTTGCATATGATTCGTCACGCATTATACCTTGGACCAGGACCAgtgaatttttttgtaatcGCAAAACCACAAAGGGAGTTACTCAGGGTTCTGCAGTGTTTGAAATTGAGGCGTCACAATGTTCTTCTAGTAAAGCCACCGCCGCCTGATGAAGAATGTCTCTTTAGTGTTGACTCTCTGCTTAAATATGCACGACTTTTAGGTGGAGGAAAGCCTAGATACAACCCTTTACAAGGTTATATGGATGAGTTTGATAGCTCTCTAGAAAAGTATATAGAGATCAAAGAAGATGTCTCCAAGACGGTAGATTTCTCCG AGCGTATCCCAACCGTGAAAGGGCCTAGGACAGCCGTCTTCTGGGACGCCGTGGATTGCCCTTTCCCTCCTTCTTCCACCCCTGATGAGATCTACCACTCTATCTCATCAGCTCTTGTTGAAAGGGAGTTTAGTGATAACATTACAATCTGGGCCTATCTTGATGATGATGCCGACAAGAAAGGGTCTTGGCTGGGTGGTGACAAGACGTGGGCTTCCAGAATCTACTTTCTTCCTGGAG GGGATAACGCCTCTAGACGTATCAGAATGATAAATGACATTAATTTATGGATGAGGGACTCTCCCAAGATGACCACGAGTTATGAAGCTAGTTTGGTCCTATTCTCAGACCAGTTCAAAGATGACGACGTCTACTACAGAGATATGCTTCAACGATTGGGTAACATGCGTTACTATGTTCTCTTAGTCACTCCCGCTCTGGACATCAACAAACCAGAAACCCCTGAATGGCCTGGATTGCTTATAGATAGAGGCGCATACTTTTTTGATGAAGTAAAAATCCAAATCTATCAAGGACCCGATGCTGCGGCGGCCGAAGAAGAAACACCTCCGATTGTGAGTGAGATGGATTACAGTCTTCTCTGCCCTTTTGGTGATCAAACAAGCGACAGCTCTGAAGATGAAGACAGTCCATTCTGGCCACCTCGGACTGATGACATGCTAATAGATGCAGGACAAAGCTCTGCCGAACAAGAATCACCCGTCTATCGCTGGGATCCTTTTACACTCATGTACAAACTTGAAAGCCTATTTCCCAAAGAAAATGAAGCCGAtaccgaagaagaagagacacCTGACAAGCTTGCCACGCATGGCACTTGTCGCATGGATCCTACAAGCTTTGAATGGCCAGGAGGGCAAATAGATGGAGGATCAGGCTGGGGAAGCTCTGAAGAACCGTGTCCCAAAAAGGATAAGACTGAAGAAAACACCTGA
- the LOC106423978 gene encoding uncharacterized protein LOC106423978: MGEDETIDFESLKQTLVFWNMDDYPIPVDTTDDLGPVFGDISKALYLMGFRLGFMDVLLYSEQHNYDKKSADIIRPSLPTCRSYSGCVYKVPDITLHMILHASYIGPGPVNFFVIAKPQRELLRVLQCLKLRRHNVLLVKPPPPDEECLFSVDSLLKYARLLGGGKPRYNPLQGYMDEFDSSLEKYIEIKEDVSKTVDFSERIPTVKGPRTAVFWDAVDCPFPPSSSPDAIYYSISSALVEREFSDNITIWAYLDDDDNKKGSWLGGDKTWASRIYFLPGGDKASRRIRMINDIHLWMRDSPHMSTSYEASLVLFSDQFKDDDVYYRDMLQRLGNMRYYVLLVTPALDINKPETPEWPGLLIDRGAYFFDQVKSQIYQGPDDAAAEEETPPIMSDMDYSLLCPFGDQTSESSEDEDSPFWPPRTDDMLIDGGQSSAEQETPVYRWDPFTLMYKLESLFPKENEADTEEEETPEKLATHGTCRLDPTSFEWPGRQIDGGSGWGSSEEPCPKRHKAEENT, encoded by the exons ATGGGCGAAGACGAGACCATCGATTTTGAGTCCT TGAAGCAGACACTGGTGTTCTGGAACATGGATGATTACCCAATCCCTGTTGATACTACAGATGATCTTGGTCCTGTTTTTGGTGATATCTCAAAAGCTCTTTATCTCATGGGTTTTCGTCTCGGTTTTATGGACGTGTTATTGTACTCTGAGCAACACAACTACGACAAAAAATCGGCCGATATAATCCGCCCATCCTTACCCACAT GTCGGTCTTATTCGGGTTGTGTTTACAAAGTGCCGGATATCACTTTGCATATGATTCTTCACGCATCATATATTGGACCAGGACCAgtgaatttttttgtaatcGCAAAACCACAAAGGGAGTTACTCAGGGTTCTGCAGTGTTTGAAATTGAGGCGTCACAATGTTCTTCTAGTAAAGCCACCGCCGCCTGATGAAGAATGTCTCTTTAGTGTTGACTCTCTGCTTAAATATGCACGACTTTTAGGTGGAGGAAAGCCTAGATACAACCCTTTACAAGGTTATATGGATGAGTTTGATAGCTCTCTAGAAAAGTATATAGAGATCAAAGAAGATGTCTCCAAGACGGTAGATTTCTCCG AGCGTATCCCAACCGTCAAAGGGCCTAGGACAGCCGTCTTCTGGGACGCCGTGGATTGCCCTTTCCCTCCTTCTTCCTCTCCTGATGCGATCTACTACTCTATCTCATCAGCTCTTGTTGAAAGGGAGTTTAGTGATAACATTACAATCTGGGCCTAtcttgatgatgatgacaaCAAGAAAGGGTCATGGCTGGGTGGTGACAAGACGTGGGCTTCCAGAATCTACTTTCTTCCCGGAG GGGATAAAGCCTCTAGACGTATCAGAATGATAAATGACATTCATTTATGGATGAGGGACTCTCCGCACATGTCCACGAGTTATGAAGCTAGTTTGGTCCTATTCTCAGACCAGTTCAAAGATGACGACGTCTACTACAGAGATATGCTTCAACGATTGGGTAACATGCGTTACTATGTTCTCTTAGTCACTCCGGCTCTTGACATCAACAAACCAGAAACCCCTGAATGGCCTGGATTGCTTATAGATAGAGGCGCATACTTTTTTGATCAAGTAAAAAGCCAAATCTATCAAGGACCCGATGATGCGGCGGCCGAAGAAGAAACACCTCCGATTATGAGTGACATGGATTACAGTCTTCTCTGCCCTTTTGGTGATCAAACAAGCGAAAGCTCTGAAGATGAAGACAGTCCATTCTGGCCACCTCGGACTGATGACATGCTAATAGATGGAGGACAAAGCTCTGCCGAACAAGAAACACCCGTCTATCGCTGGGACCCTTTTACTCTCATGTACAAACTTGAAAGCCTATTTCCCAAAGAGAATGAAGCCGATaccgaggaagaagagacaCCTGAGAAACTTGCCACGCATGGCACTTGTCGCTTGGATCCTACAAGCTTTGAATGGCCAGGACGGCAAATAGATGGAGGATCAGGCTGGGGAAGCTCTGAAGAACCTTGTCCCAAAAGGCATAAGGCTGAAGAAAACACCTGA
- the LOC106425263 gene encoding uncharacterized protein LOC106425263 isoform X4 → MGEDDTIGFEALRQTLVYWNIDDYPIPTDDLVPVFGDILKALHVMGFRNGYIDVYLYSEQINCEAIVTNDFLGQGEYYCAFGYKVLDITLYMIRRATCIGPGPVNYFVIAKPKRELHRVLQCLKSRRHNVLLVKPPPPGEKFLFSVDSLLENARFLGGGKPRFEELYASHASEYDISFEKYVEIKEDVSKMVDFSERIPTVRGPRTAVFWDAVDCPFPPSSSPDAIYHSISSALVEREFSDNITIWAYLDDDDDKKGSWLGGDKTWASRIYFLPPGDKASRRIRMLNDMFLWARDSPRGMRYEASLVLFADQFIGAGGYYTDMLRRLDAMYYDLLFVTPTLDINNPESPQWPGLLLDRGATYFAFEEPPSPKMHEAHAAAEEEETPKKLQII, encoded by the exons ATGGGCGAAGACGATACCATCGGTTTTGAGGCCT TGAGGCAGACGCTCGTGTACTGGAACATAGATGACTACCCAATCCCTACCGATGATCTTGTTCCTGTTTTTGGCGATATCTTAAAAGCTCTTCATGTAATGGGCTTTCGTAATGGGTATATAGACGTGTATCTGTATTCTGAGCAAATCAACTGCGAGGCCATAGTAACTAATGACTTCTTAGGCCAAG GCGAGTATTATTGTGCTTTTGGTTACAAAGTGCTCGATATCACTTTGTATATGATTCGTCGCGCAACGTGTATTGGACCAGGACCAgtgaattattttgtaattgcAAAACCAAAAAGGGAGTTACATAGGGTTCTGCAGTGTTTGAAATCGAGGCGTCACAATGTTCTTCTAGTAAAGCCGCCGCCCCCTGGTGAAAAGTTTCTCTTTAGTGTAGACTCTCTACTTGAGAATGCTCGATTTTTAGGTGGAGGAAAGCCTAGATTCGAAGAATTATATGCTTCTCATGCGTCTGAGTATGATATCTCCTTTGAAAAGTATGTAGAGATCAAAGAAGATGTCTCCAAGATGGTAGATTTCTCCG AGCGTATCCCAACCGTCAGAGGGCCTAGGACAGCCGTCTTCTGGGACGCCGTGGATTGCCCTTTCCCTCCTTCTTCCTCTCCTGATGCGATCTACCACTCTATCTCATCAGCTCTTGTTGAAAGGGAGTTTAGTGATAACATTACAATCTGGGCCTatcttgatgatgatgacgacaaGAAAGGGTCTTGGCTGGGTGGTGACAAGACGTGGGCTTCCAGAATCTACTTTCTTCCc ccaGGGGATAAAGCCTCGAGACGTATCAGAATGTTAAATGACATGTTTTTATGGGCAAGGGACTCTCCTCGGGGCATGCGTTATGAAGCTAGTTTGGTCCTGTTCGCAGATCAGTTCATAGGTGCCGGCGGCTACTACACCGATATGCTTCGACGATTGGATGCCATGTATTACGATCTTCTCTTTGTCACGCCGACTCTGGACATCAACAACCCCGAAAGCCCTCAGTGGCCTGGATTGCTTTTAGATAGAGGCGCAACCTATTTTGCTTTTGAAGAACCTCCTAGCCCCAAAATGCATGAAGCCCATGCCGccgctgaagaagaagaaacacctAAGAAGCTTCAAATTATATGA